The Leucobacter chromiiresistens genome has a window encoding:
- a CDS encoding response regulator, whose amino-acid sequence MTTTVLLVDDHPVVRSGLRAVLDTVTVQIVGEAATGEEALTLAAHVHPDVVLCDLRLGAGMDGIQTTAALRALDPAPSVLILTTFDRDAEVLGAIEAGAAGYLLKDVAPEVIIEGIHRAAKGDMFLAPGIACRVLQGMRNPLPRLTERELEVLRLMSTGAANKDIARALFVTEATVKSHIAHIFTKLNVDSRSRAIHLAQETGLI is encoded by the coding sequence ATGACTACGACCGTGCTGCTCGTCGATGACCACCCGGTCGTCCGCAGCGGACTCCGCGCTGTCCTCGACACGGTCACGGTGCAAATCGTTGGTGAAGCTGCCACCGGTGAAGAAGCTCTCACCCTCGCCGCCCACGTGCACCCCGACGTCGTGCTTTGTGACTTGCGCCTCGGTGCAGGCATGGACGGAATCCAGACCACCGCGGCGCTTCGCGCTCTCGACCCGGCCCCGTCCGTGCTCATCCTCACCACCTTCGACCGCGACGCCGAGGTCCTTGGCGCGATCGAAGCCGGAGCCGCCGGCTACCTCCTCAAAGATGTCGCGCCCGAAGTAATCATCGAGGGTATCCACCGCGCTGCCAAGGGAGACATGTTCCTCGCCCCCGGCATCGCGTGCCGTGTCTTGCAGGGCATGCGGAACCCGCTGCCGCGCCTCACCGAAAGGGAGCTCGAGGTGTTGCGGCTCATGTCGACGGGCGCGGCGAACAAGGACATAGCCCGCGCCCTGTTCGTCACTGAAGCGACCGTGAAGAGCCATATCGCGCACATCTTCACGAAGCTCAACGTCGACAGCCGCTCCCGCGCAATCCACCTCGCCCAGGAAACCGGCCTCATCTAA
- the mobF gene encoding MobF family relaxase, whose translation MLTVTLIGASRDAWGYLLNTVADEHTIDRAEGKAAYYMANGTPPGTWAGAGLAGLGLNPRSEVGETHLVALFGDGVHPITGGRLGRKYNTLAPLEQRIAEKIKEAAAAPENRDLTPAEFEELSDRIRQEVIETPERQSVAGFEFVFAPPKSVSSWWALADPELKDQIRQAHHAAIQATIEKLETDIIRTRTGTDGVAQAHVLGISAAMFDHWDSREGDPQLHTHMLVSNRVQGEDGRWRTIDSRWSLMPVVATASAFYDGVLMDELSARFGVSWTVEDVLERPEQYREWLAERGRADTPAARHQFAIDNGTGTGSVKWQIDGVPKTLVDEYSTRSKHINEHVDREIAKYVEKHGRRPSDRTIVKMRQHSTLRTRAAKRVRSLRDLTQNWRHRARPHVGDSFLFADRLVDSAAAQKADYPLWSFRQDDVDDDAARDAAEFVLNTLAIKRATWGRRNAETEALRAIDGWRFRSPADRDQVAKRVVDLVISQAIPLTPKNELHTPHRFRTADGEDMFQPEARDLFTTREVWDAEDRLLEAGRSRGGPSVDQVVVDEHIGQPTGGEGRILSTDQAAAVANVATSGRPVDLLVGPAGAGKTTSLEKLLELWELTHGAGTVRGLAPTARAAEVLAESLGIQTENTAKWLHETARGTDTKDGIDYQLRAGELMIVDEASIGGTIALDAIRAQVQAAGAKLLLVGDWAQLAAIDAGGAFGLLATDRQDVAELVNLHRFAADWEADASKLLRLGKTAGLDAYIEHDRVTAALEETIINQAVDAWQRDEAILNDVGEPLVSLLIAPTNEMVERLNTIARNLRIEQGSVDAAQAAVIASGVASPGDRIVTRQNARTLRTDHDRWVKNNDEWVVAGINPDTGDIVAVAGDEYVTLPADYCREHVQLAYATTAHRSQGRTVDTAHTIVDSSASGETFYVAMTRGK comes from the coding sequence ATGTTGACCGTCACCCTGATCGGTGCGAGCCGCGACGCGTGGGGCTACCTCCTGAACACTGTCGCCGACGAGCACACCATCGACCGCGCCGAAGGGAAGGCCGCGTACTACATGGCGAACGGCACTCCGCCCGGGACATGGGCGGGCGCCGGCCTCGCCGGCCTCGGCCTCAACCCCCGCAGCGAGGTCGGCGAGACGCACCTGGTCGCGCTCTTCGGCGACGGCGTGCACCCCATCACCGGGGGGCGACTCGGCCGCAAGTACAACACGCTCGCCCCGCTCGAGCAGCGCATCGCGGAGAAGATCAAGGAGGCGGCCGCCGCCCCGGAGAACCGCGACCTCACCCCGGCCGAGTTCGAAGAGCTCAGCGATCGCATCCGGCAAGAAGTCATCGAGACGCCCGAACGGCAGTCGGTTGCCGGCTTCGAGTTCGTGTTCGCCCCGCCAAAGAGCGTGTCGTCGTGGTGGGCGCTCGCGGACCCCGAGCTGAAGGACCAGATTCGGCAGGCCCATCACGCCGCGATCCAGGCGACGATCGAGAAGCTCGAAACCGACATCATCCGCACCCGAACCGGAACCGACGGCGTTGCTCAGGCGCACGTGCTCGGGATCTCCGCCGCGATGTTCGACCACTGGGACTCCCGGGAGGGAGACCCCCAGCTGCACACCCACATGCTCGTCTCCAACCGGGTCCAGGGCGAGGACGGGCGCTGGCGCACCATCGACTCCCGCTGGTCGCTCATGCCCGTCGTCGCGACCGCGAGCGCCTTCTACGACGGGGTGCTCATGGACGAGCTCTCCGCACGCTTCGGCGTCAGTTGGACGGTGGAGGACGTGCTGGAGCGGCCCGAGCAGTACCGGGAATGGCTCGCAGAGCGCGGACGGGCGGATACGCCGGCCGCACGCCACCAGTTCGCGATCGACAACGGCACCGGGACGGGGTCAGTGAAGTGGCAGATCGACGGCGTCCCCAAGACGCTCGTGGACGAATATTCGACCCGTTCGAAGCACATCAACGAGCACGTCGACCGCGAGATCGCGAAGTACGTCGAGAAGCACGGACGCCGCCCCTCGGACCGGACCATCGTGAAGATGCGGCAGCACTCTACGCTGCGCACCCGTGCCGCGAAGCGTGTCCGCTCGCTGCGCGACCTCACGCAGAACTGGCGGCACCGGGCGCGCCCGCACGTCGGCGACTCCTTCCTGTTCGCAGACCGTCTCGTTGACAGCGCCGCGGCGCAGAAGGCTGACTACCCGCTGTGGTCGTTTCGGCAGGACGACGTCGACGACGACGCAGCGCGTGACGCGGCAGAGTTCGTGCTGAACACCCTCGCCATCAAACGAGCGACGTGGGGGAGACGCAACGCCGAGACGGAGGCGCTGCGCGCGATCGACGGCTGGAGGTTCCGGTCACCGGCAGACCGGGACCAAGTCGCCAAGCGCGTCGTCGACCTCGTGATCTCGCAAGCCATTCCGCTCACCCCGAAGAACGAACTGCACACCCCGCACCGGTTCCGCACGGCCGACGGCGAGGACATGTTCCAGCCCGAAGCGCGCGACCTCTTCACCACCCGCGAGGTGTGGGACGCCGAAGACCGCCTCCTCGAGGCCGGCCGATCCCGCGGCGGGCCCTCGGTCGACCAGGTCGTCGTCGACGAGCACATCGGTCAGCCCACAGGGGGCGAGGGCCGCATCCTCTCCACCGACCAGGCGGCCGCGGTCGCGAACGTCGCCACGAGCGGTCGCCCGGTCGACCTGCTCGTCGGGCCCGCGGGAGCCGGCAAGACCACGAGCCTCGAAAAGCTCCTCGAGCTGTGGGAGCTCACGCACGGCGCCGGCACCGTGCGCGGACTCGCCCCCACCGCCCGGGCGGCAGAAGTGCTCGCGGAATCGCTCGGCATTCAGACCGAGAACACCGCGAAGTGGCTCCACGAAACCGCGCGCGGCACCGACACCAAAGACGGCATCGACTACCAGCTGCGTGCGGGCGAGCTGATGATCGTCGATGAAGCCTCCATCGGGGGCACGATCGCGCTCGACGCGATCCGCGCCCAGGTGCAGGCAGCCGGCGCGAAACTGCTGCTCGTGGGCGACTGGGCGCAGCTGGCGGCCATCGACGCCGGCGGCGCGTTCGGGCTCCTCGCCACCGACCGACAAGACGTCGCCGAGCTCGTGAACCTGCACCGCTTCGCCGCCGACTGGGAAGCAGACGCCTCCAAGCTGCTCCGGCTCGGGAAGACAGCCGGCCTCGACGCCTACATCGAGCACGACCGCGTCACCGCGGCCCTCGAAGAAACGATCATCAACCAGGCCGTTGACGCCTGGCAACGGGACGAGGCAATACTGAACGATGTCGGCGAACCGCTCGTGTCGCTCCTGATCGCCCCCACGAACGAGATGGTGGAGCGCCTCAACACCATCGCCCGCAATCTGCGCATCGAGCAGGGCTCCGTCGACGCGGCGCAGGCGGCCGTGATCGCATCCGGTGTCGCCTCCCCGGGGGATCGGATCGTGACACGACAGAACGCGAGAACCCTGCGCACCGACCACGACCGGTGGGTCAAGAACAACGACGAATGGGTCGTCGCCGGCATCAACCCCGACACGGGCGACATCGTCGCTGTCGCAGGCGACGAGTACGTCACGCTGCCCGCCGACTACTGCCGCGAGCACGTGCAGCTCGCCTACGCCACCACCGCGCACCGCTCTCAGGGCCGCACCGTCGACACCGCCCACACGATCGTGGATTCCAGCGCCTCCGGGGAGACGTTCTACGTCGCCATGACGCGCGGGAAGTGA
- a CDS encoding DUF3817 domain-containing protein, protein MTTTEKLRPVSPRMLFRGFAVAEMFTWAGLIIALILRAFEVTNIVPIAGGIHGFVFLCYSASTIFVWVNQRWRIRLGITGLLLAIVPFATVPFEIVVDRKGLLAGDWRLAPGGETPHGFVEHVQAWVLRNVLLSIVLLIVLVTVLFITLLWVGPPGAPRMRTYGGADL, encoded by the coding sequence ATGACTACGACAGAAAAACTCCGACCCGTCAGTCCGCGAATGCTCTTCAGAGGCTTCGCCGTCGCTGAAATGTTCACCTGGGCCGGTCTCATCATCGCGCTCATTCTCCGGGCATTTGAAGTCACGAACATCGTTCCGATCGCGGGAGGTATCCACGGGTTTGTCTTCCTCTGCTACTCAGCAAGCACGATTTTTGTCTGGGTGAACCAGCGATGGCGTATTCGCCTTGGCATCACGGGCCTGCTGCTGGCGATCGTGCCGTTCGCTACGGTGCCGTTCGAAATTGTCGTTGATCGCAAAGGGCTGCTGGCCGGCGATTGGCGGCTCGCGCCCGGAGGTGAGACACCTCACGGTTTCGTCGAGCACGTCCAGGCCTGGGTGTTGCGGAATGTGCTTCTCTCGATCGTCCTGCTGATCGTTCTCGTCACCGTACTGTTCATAACCCTGCTGTGGGTCGGCCCCCCCGGTGCCCCGCGGATGAGAACATACGGCGGCGCTGACTTATAG
- a CDS encoding LexA family protein produces MWVEEVRALDPDAPAGTVPFADVEAACGFPSPAQDYETTEIDLNEHLMPNRVSTFLIRARGNSMTRAGIYDGDELIVDRSIRPEDGHVVVAVVDGEMTVKRLRVTRAGVILSAENRQHPDIEVAELSELHIWGVVTRSLHRVLRA; encoded by the coding sequence ATGTGGGTGGAAGAGGTGCGGGCGCTCGATCCTGACGCGCCCGCCGGCACCGTCCCCTTCGCGGACGTCGAGGCTGCGTGCGGCTTCCCCTCCCCCGCACAGGACTACGAGACCACCGAGATCGACCTGAACGAGCACCTCATGCCGAACCGGGTCTCCACCTTTCTGATTCGCGCGCGCGGCAACAGCATGACCCGTGCTGGGATCTACGACGGCGACGAGCTGATTGTGGACCGCTCGATCCGCCCAGAAGACGGGCATGTCGTCGTCGCCGTTGTCGACGGCGAGATGACGGTGAAACGGCTCCGTGTGACGCGCGCCGGCGTGATCCTCTCGGCCGAGAACCGCCAGCATCCCGACATCGAGGTCGCCGAGCTATCGGAGCTGCACATCTGGGGTGTCGTCACGAGGAGCCTGCACCGTGTGCTCCGAGCGTAG
- a CDS encoding DHA2 family efflux MFS transporter permease subunit, with the protein MVVAPTVQESAPTRRDWLGLAVLSIGLGLIVLDGTIVGVALPTIIVDLHLDLTEAQWVNSLYAVLLAALLLSTGNVADRWGRKRLFLVGLIVFVAGSLLAAAGSTTAMLIGARAVQAVGAAFIMPSTLSTVNAVFRGKYRAAAFGVWGAVISGAAAVGPLAGGALTQWTSWHWIFLVNLPLGALVFVGAIFTVPESRGKKTRPGVDVDGALLSAIGFGALVFAVIEGPDLGWWTPKNNLTVFGWVWSKDAAISAVPVAFGIAAIALVLFVVWERHREKVQRAALLDLGLFSFSTFSWGNLTAAMVAVGEFATIFVLPLYFINALGLDVMGAGLVLAAMAVGAFLSGAAARHLATKFGAPGTVLIGLGLEVAGVLALALLLGPATPGWLIAIPLTVYGLGLGLASAQLTGTVLRDIPVNVSGQGSATQSTVRQIGSALGTAFAGATLSISLALTLPTALTHAGITGAEADSLADATRQSAGTTIIQLREQARSSSLHDQTVTAADALTIGIANATRWALLIATVFLALGFIGALRLRQASVSTHINSSAPEEVLPS; encoded by the coding sequence ATGGTTGTCGCACCGACCGTGCAGGAGAGCGCGCCGACCCGAAGGGATTGGCTCGGCCTCGCAGTCCTATCCATCGGGCTCGGCCTTATCGTGCTCGACGGCACGATCGTCGGCGTCGCGCTGCCGACAATCATCGTTGACTTGCATCTCGACCTCACCGAGGCGCAATGGGTGAACAGTCTCTACGCTGTGTTGCTCGCCGCTTTACTGCTCTCCACCGGAAATGTCGCGGACAGGTGGGGGCGCAAGCGACTATTTCTCGTCGGCCTCATCGTGTTCGTCGCAGGCAGCTTGCTCGCAGCCGCCGGGTCGACCACGGCGATGCTGATCGGTGCACGCGCCGTGCAGGCGGTCGGGGCAGCATTCATCATGCCCTCCACCCTCTCCACCGTCAACGCTGTCTTCCGGGGCAAGTACCGCGCTGCAGCGTTCGGCGTGTGGGGTGCGGTGATTTCCGGTGCAGCCGCCGTCGGCCCACTCGCCGGCGGCGCGCTCACCCAGTGGACCTCGTGGCACTGGATCTTTCTGGTGAACCTCCCACTCGGCGCCCTCGTGTTCGTCGGAGCGATCTTTACCGTGCCCGAGTCCCGCGGCAAAAAGACGCGCCCCGGTGTCGATGTCGACGGCGCGCTGCTCAGCGCCATCGGCTTCGGCGCGCTCGTGTTCGCCGTGATCGAAGGCCCTGATCTGGGCTGGTGGACCCCGAAGAACAATCTCACGGTCTTCGGATGGGTGTGGTCGAAAGATGCAGCAATATCTGCCGTGCCCGTCGCCTTCGGGATCGCCGCGATCGCTCTGGTTTTGTTCGTGGTCTGGGAGCGGCATCGCGAGAAGGTGCAGCGCGCCGCCCTGCTCGATCTCGGGCTGTTCTCGTTCTCCACGTTCTCCTGGGGGAACCTCACTGCCGCGATGGTCGCCGTCGGCGAGTTCGCGACCATTTTCGTCCTCCCGCTCTACTTCATCAACGCACTCGGCCTCGACGTAATGGGCGCCGGGCTCGTGCTCGCAGCGATGGCTGTTGGCGCGTTCCTCTCCGGCGCCGCAGCCCGGCACCTCGCCACGAAGTTCGGCGCGCCCGGAACCGTGCTCATCGGCTTGGGCCTCGAAGTCGCCGGCGTTCTCGCTCTAGCACTGCTCCTCGGGCCTGCGACCCCGGGTTGGCTCATCGCGATCCCACTTACCGTCTACGGCCTCGGCCTCGGGCTCGCCTCCGCACAGCTCACCGGCACCGTCCTCCGGGACATTCCCGTCAATGTCTCCGGACAAGGATCGGCCACACAGAGCACCGTCCGACAGATCGGCTCCGCCCTCGGGACCGCATTTGCCGGAGCGACGCTCTCGATCTCCCTTGCGCTAACCCTCCCCACCGCCCTCACCCATGCCGGGATCACCGGCGCAGAGGCGGACTCGCTCGCGGATGCTACACGCCAGTCGGCAGGCACCACGATCATCCAGCTCCGCGAACAGGCGCGCAGTAGCAGTCTCCACGATCAAACCGTGACGGCTGCCGACGCCCTCACGATCGGAATCGCCAATGCGACCCGCTGGGCACTCCTGATCGCGACTGTATTTCTCGCGCTCGGATTCATCGGTGCCCTACGGCTGCGCCAAGCATCGGTTTCTACTCACATCAACTCGTCAGCACCAGAAGAGGTTCTACCGTCATGA
- a CDS encoding DUF2871 domain-containing protein produces MNKLLNAAFIYMLVGVASGLFYREFTKLNDFPEGQFTQLGLAHTHLLTLGFMLLLIVLVVERVFAISRSPKLFAWFFWLYNAGVFITSATLIWHGSLTVLGRESNAMIAGIAGLGHIAITAGMIVFFVALRRAVTGRTPAPAEFATA; encoded by the coding sequence TTGAATAAGCTCCTCAACGCCGCCTTCATTTATATGCTGGTAGGCGTCGCCTCGGGCCTGTTCTATCGTGAGTTCACGAAACTCAACGACTTCCCCGAGGGGCAGTTCACCCAGCTCGGTCTCGCTCACACGCACCTGCTGACCCTGGGGTTCATGTTGCTGCTGATCGTGCTCGTCGTTGAGAGAGTCTTCGCGATCTCCCGCAGTCCGAAGCTGTTCGCCTGGTTCTTCTGGCTCTACAACGCCGGTGTGTTCATCACCTCTGCCACGCTCATCTGGCACGGCAGCCTCACCGTTCTCGGCCGGGAGTCGAACGCGATGATCGCGGGAATCGCGGGATTGGGGCACATCGCGATCACGGCGGGCATGATCGTGTTCTTCGTCGCTCTCCGCCGCGCAGTCACTGGCCGCACGCCCGCACCTGCTGAGTTCGCAACGGCCTGA
- a CDS encoding serine/threonine-protein kinase → MSTWSYDERVLLGSGGFGAVYGATGPKGEPLAAKVVKRVSGSSREQLVVSGLPESPHIVPVLHVEETPGSFVLYMPRATTSLRARMSEPLTLTEALKILGDIARALEILDDAIVHRDLKPENVLLVNGAWALCDFGIARFAEATTSLETHKGSLSAPYAAPEQWRYERATGATDVYAFGVLAHELIAGERPFSGTLDELRDAHLTRVPPGIEGPRKLAWTISECLAKAPQARPTAAALVVRLDSAESEATSKAARALQQAQSALISARATEEARVQAEASEEERRGLLLLAAESGYEALSQELVEFIADSAPDTEVTRKSGIDLTLNNARLTLAPLRPVRKADQPWDVIAQSSVRVAIGSPSRSHSLYFADFESHGRYAWFELGFMNTFNADFDSEPRELPPKEGLLALLPTMASYQLAWGVKRLDPGSPDEFVESWAERFGLAAVNKFPRLSRLPDGNPVRPSAIGRN, encoded by the coding sequence ATGAGCACCTGGAGCTACGACGAACGTGTCCTTTTGGGCAGCGGAGGCTTTGGCGCCGTGTACGGCGCAACAGGACCTAAGGGCGAACCCCTTGCAGCGAAAGTGGTGAAGAGAGTTAGCGGCTCGTCTCGCGAGCAACTCGTCGTATCTGGGCTCCCCGAGTCACCCCACATTGTGCCGGTACTTCACGTGGAGGAGACGCCGGGGTCCTTCGTGTTGTACATGCCGAGAGCTACTACGTCTCTGCGCGCAAGAATGAGTGAGCCTCTTACTCTGACAGAAGCGCTCAAAATCCTCGGCGATATCGCTCGCGCTCTGGAAATACTTGATGACGCAATCGTGCATCGCGATTTGAAGCCAGAGAACGTACTTCTAGTAAACGGTGCCTGGGCACTGTGTGACTTTGGGATTGCACGATTCGCTGAAGCGACCACTTCTTTGGAAACCCATAAAGGTTCCCTCAGTGCCCCCTACGCTGCACCCGAGCAATGGCGATACGAGCGAGCAACCGGTGCAACCGACGTTTACGCTTTCGGCGTTCTGGCGCATGAACTTATCGCTGGCGAGCGCCCTTTTTCTGGCACACTCGACGAGCTCAGGGACGCCCATCTCACACGGGTTCCCCCGGGAATCGAAGGGCCTCGCAAGCTCGCTTGGACCATTTCAGAGTGTTTAGCAAAAGCGCCTCAGGCAAGACCTACAGCAGCGGCTCTCGTCGTTCGGTTAGACAGCGCAGAAAGTGAAGCAACATCTAAAGCGGCAAGGGCGCTCCAACAGGCCCAAAGCGCTCTCATCTCAGCGCGCGCAACCGAGGAAGCGCGCGTCCAAGCAGAAGCAAGTGAAGAGGAACGACGCGGGCTACTTCTCCTAGCAGCAGAGTCCGGTTATGAGGCTCTCAGCCAGGAGTTGGTCGAGTTCATCGCCGATTCTGCCCCAGACACCGAAGTTACGCGCAAAAGCGGGATCGACCTCACCCTAAATAATGCGCGACTGACGCTCGCTCCGCTCCGGCCTGTGCGTAAAGCCGATCAGCCCTGGGACGTGATTGCGCAATCGAGTGTTCGCGTCGCGATTGGAAGTCCGTCCCGCAGTCACTCACTATACTTCGCTGACTTCGAAAGTCATGGCCGTTACGCGTGGTTCGAACTCGGCTTTATGAACACGTTCAACGCGGATTTCGACAGCGAACCTCGCGAGTTGCCTCCGAAGGAAGGGTTGTTGGCGTTACTTCCCACGATGGCGAGTTACCAACTTGCTTGGGGCGTAAAGCGCCTCGACCCCGGTTCACCCGATGAGTTCGTAGAGTCTTGGGCTGAACGGTTCGGACTAGCAGCGGTGAACAAGTTTCCAAGGCTCTCGCGGCTACCTGATGGCAACCCGGTTCGCCCCTCTGCCATCGGGAGAAACTGA
- a CDS encoding thermonuclease family protein, with protein MNKRTANRITKLAITLAAAAIAAVIAAQNIDIDTPTTSPERPGDSTTQQVTAVVDGDTIKTVDAAGTVNRIRVIGIDTPEIGRGKTPDECWAQEARTALVDLLDGKDVELVSDPSQGDVDRYGRLLRHLYTDTGNVAEQLLQQGAGYEYTYSKPYAGQADFRSAENAARAAGAGLWGACDLAN; from the coding sequence ATGAACAAGCGCACTGCCAACCGCATCACCAAGCTCGCCATCACACTCGCAGCCGCGGCGATCGCCGCCGTCATCGCCGCACAGAACATCGACATCGACACCCCTACCACGAGCCCTGAGCGCCCCGGGGACTCGACGACACAGCAGGTGACGGCCGTGGTCGACGGCGACACGATCAAGACCGTCGACGCCGCCGGCACCGTAAACCGCATCCGGGTCATCGGGATCGACACCCCCGAGATCGGGCGAGGCAAGACCCCAGACGAGTGCTGGGCCCAAGAAGCCCGCACCGCGCTCGTCGACCTCCTCGACGGGAAGGACGTCGAACTCGTCAGCGACCCGTCCCAAGGCGACGTGGACCGGTACGGGCGGCTGCTCCGCCACCTGTACACCGACACCGGAAACGTGGCCGAGCAGCTCCTGCAGCAAGGCGCCGGATACGAATACACCTACTCCAAGCCGTACGCGGGGCAGGCAGACTTCCGCAGCGCGGAGAACGCCGCGCGCGCTGCCGGCGCCGGGCTGTGGGGAGCTTGCGACCTCGCCAACTGA
- a CDS encoding tyrosine-type recombinase/integrase, with amino-acid sequence MANPEQQVFDAMMDGWRNQQLSRGLREQTIQNRTATVARFRDFVDKPPWRWTVADVDEFTREATDRTLTLSTLRHHHGAIRGFCDYLTNPLYDWMEICDREFGEIPSQVCLPWNTVAHRFEFEGDGKRRPFTYDEVEDLFDTADARVELLVSSGRKGALGALRDAQLLKTVYAFGLRRTEAVMLDTVDLHHNAKMRQWGRYGAIHVRWAKAAGGGAPRRRTVLLVPEFDWWVPGMQQWLEQARERFAPGDDLDALWVTERRTRLSAGYLDRRFAELRDEAGLSKDLTLHSLRHSYVTHLLEFGYAERFVQEQVGHMHASTTSIYASVSSDYKNRVLAEALKALIEGEADDR; translated from the coding sequence TTGGCGAACCCGGAGCAGCAGGTCTTCGACGCGATGATGGACGGCTGGCGGAATCAGCAGCTGTCGCGAGGGCTCCGTGAGCAGACCATCCAGAACCGCACGGCGACGGTGGCCCGCTTCCGGGATTTCGTGGACAAGCCGCCGTGGAGGTGGACGGTCGCGGACGTTGACGAGTTCACGAGAGAAGCCACCGATCGCACTCTGACGCTGTCCACCCTGCGTCACCACCATGGCGCAATCCGTGGGTTCTGCGACTACCTGACGAATCCGTTGTACGACTGGATGGAGATCTGCGATCGGGAGTTCGGCGAGATCCCGTCGCAGGTGTGCTTGCCGTGGAACACGGTCGCGCATCGGTTTGAGTTCGAGGGCGATGGAAAGCGCCGGCCGTTCACCTACGACGAGGTGGAGGACCTGTTCGACACCGCTGACGCCCGGGTCGAGCTGCTCGTGAGCTCGGGACGAAAAGGCGCGCTCGGGGCGCTTCGGGACGCGCAGCTGCTGAAGACGGTCTACGCGTTCGGGCTGCGCCGCACTGAGGCTGTGATGCTCGACACCGTCGACCTGCACCACAACGCCAAGATGCGCCAATGGGGACGTTACGGTGCGATCCACGTGCGCTGGGCGAAGGCGGCGGGAGGCGGCGCTCCTCGTCGTCGCACGGTGCTGCTGGTGCCGGAGTTCGACTGGTGGGTGCCGGGCATGCAGCAGTGGCTCGAGCAGGCCCGGGAGCGGTTTGCGCCCGGTGACGACCTCGACGCGCTCTGGGTGACCGAGCGACGCACCCGCCTGTCCGCCGGCTACCTCGACCGGAGGTTCGCGGAACTGCGCGACGAGGCCGGCCTGTCGAAGGATCTGACGCTGCATAGCCTCCGTCATTCCTACGTCACGCACCTGCTCGAGTTCGGCTACGCCGAGCGATTCGTGCAGGAGCAGGTCGGGCACATGCACGCGTCGACGACGTCGATCTACGCCTCCGTCAGCTCGGACTATAAGAACCGGGTGCTCGCAGAGGCGTTGAAGGCCCTCATCGAAGGAGAAGCGGATGACCGTTGA
- a CDS encoding PIN-like domain-containing protein, which translates to MRDAFPGHYPPNDEERSAMWSEGLIVLNTNALLNLFKYSKNTRAEFFAALDSKKDQLWLPFQVGVEFHRNRRGEIRALEDHFTTLKDTVGTAEKQILGEINRFRNHPAVDRAKLQDTVKGSLKRFTNEVVRLEGEYKKSVIEPKVHEKTTETIAALYQGKIGPEPTQSELDAFYKEGEARYEAKIPPGYKDIQKPEPRRYGDLIIWKQILDKARDVAKHVIFVTDDTKEDWWLIEGAKKVSARPELVHEFDREVGKRVHFYTPDRFVQEIRSGVGGSAAADAVNEIASISEYEAQKQAAAREGRRRKGLRDQRLEVLTREQTLRTKVRMLDAELQDLASSENLTRREADRLFEITKVRASLQSELDELRRDVEKLRKLNSASSSLRARQERHWLPFSVESSLPEEATLDLPNDWQDS; encoded by the coding sequence ATGCGAGATGCATTCCCCGGGCATTACCCCCCGAATGACGAAGAACGATCTGCAATGTGGTCAGAGGGCCTGATCGTTCTTAATACCAATGCTCTTCTCAATCTGTTCAAGTACTCGAAGAATACGCGTGCAGAGTTTTTCGCAGCACTCGACAGCAAGAAGGATCAGCTTTGGTTGCCCTTTCAAGTCGGCGTAGAGTTTCACCGAAATCGACGCGGAGAGATTAGGGCGCTCGAAGATCACTTCACCACACTTAAGGACACTGTTGGAACAGCAGAAAAGCAGATCCTCGGTGAGATAAATCGCTTCCGAAACCACCCGGCGGTCGATCGCGCCAAGCTGCAGGACACGGTGAAAGGCTCCCTGAAGCGATTCACAAACGAAGTGGTTCGACTCGAAGGTGAGTATAAGAAATCCGTTATCGAACCGAAGGTTCACGAAAAGACAACTGAGACGATCGCTGCGCTTTACCAGGGAAAAATCGGACCCGAGCCGACTCAGTCGGAACTGGATGCGTTTTACAAGGAAGGCGAAGCTCGATACGAGGCCAAGATTCCGCCCGGCTACAAGGATATTCAGAAACCGGAGCCGCGACGATACGGCGATTTGATCATTTGGAAGCAAATACTCGATAAGGCTAGAGATGTCGCGAAACATGTGATATTCGTCACCGATGACACGAAGGAAGACTGGTGGCTTATCGAAGGGGCCAAGAAAGTCAGCGCACGACCTGAGCTCGTCCACGAATTCGACAGGGAGGTCGGTAAACGCGTGCACTTTTACACTCCTGATCGGTTTGTGCAGGAGATTCGCAGCGGAGTTGGCGGGAGCGCCGCGGCGGACGCGGTGAACGAGATCGCATCGATATCCGAGTACGAGGCGCAAAAGCAGGCCGCTGCAAGAGAGGGCCGCCGACGCAAGGGATTGCGAGATCAGCGACTTGAAGTGCTGACGAGGGAACAGACACTTAGAACTAAGGTCCGCATGTTGGACGCTGAGCTCCAAGACCTCGCGTCCTCCGAGAACCTTACCCGTCGTGAAGCAGATAGATTGTTTGAAATTACGAAGGTGCGGGCCTCACTTCAATCAGAGCTTGACGAGCTGCGAAGAGATGTTGAGAAGCTGCGGAAGCTGAATAGCGCTAGCTCATCCCTTCGAGCTCGTCAAGAACGCCACTGGCTCCCTTTTTCTGTGGAATCGTCGTTGCCTGAAGAAGCAACGCTGGATCTGCCAAATGATTGGCAGGATTCCTGA